In Lentisphaerota bacterium, the following are encoded in one genomic region:
- a CDS encoding DUF2851 family protein, whose product MTTLPRAARYAATLAPPGIPPGVGEAEYADDGPRWSERHLQCVWFDDRLRPAPLAAVDGTPVTVLEPGRWNLEAGPDFLGATLATAGGVRITGDVEIHVTPRDWDAHRHAANPLYRNLVAHVTYAADPPPVTLPADVLRISLARALCGNPAFSFDDIDLAAYPHAVLPVTPRPCAAALAVHPDRAPTLLDAAGEFRIQAKARRLAARFRQNADRRQTLYEELLAALGYKQNAAPFRRLAQRLPVRDWDPDAGAASAYGRLLGAAGLLPSPDDSADPVLRPFVRGLWDHWWRNPVADPLPADAWVRHGLRPQNSPIRRLAAAAALFAGRHTILDRLATLPATPPQAWFRSAGLLFESCARWPFWDDRLTLSGPPTPGAGALLGPNRIAAMLLNVIIPWFAAEDRLDPNILDHLPPEDLSAPVRATAFRLFGRDHNPAPLYANNGLRIQGLLQIHADFCLSARAGCAGCPLAERLG is encoded by the coding sequence ATGACCACACTTCCCCGCGCCGCCCGATACGCCGCCACGCTCGCCCCGCCCGGCATCCCCCCGGGGGTGGGCGAGGCGGAGTATGCGGACGACGGCCCGCGCTGGTCCGAACGCCATCTGCAGTGCGTCTGGTTTGATGACCGCCTCCGTCCCGCGCCGCTGGCCGCCGTCGACGGCACGCCGGTCACCGTGCTCGAACCGGGGCGCTGGAACCTTGAGGCCGGCCCCGATTTTCTTGGCGCCACGCTCGCGACCGCCGGCGGCGTCCGCATCACCGGCGATGTCGAGATCCACGTGACCCCCCGCGACTGGGACGCCCACCGCCACGCGGCCAACCCCCTCTACCGGAATCTCGTCGCCCACGTGACCTACGCGGCCGACCCGCCGCCGGTGACGCTGCCGGCCGATGTCCTGCGCATTTCGCTGGCCCGCGCGCTCTGCGGCAACCCCGCCTTCAGCTTTGACGACATCGACCTCGCGGCGTATCCCCACGCCGTCCTGCCGGTCACGCCGCGGCCGTGCGCGGCCGCCCTGGCGGTCCATCCCGACCGCGCCCCCACGCTTCTCGATGCGGCGGGCGAGTTCCGCATCCAGGCCAAGGCCCGGCGTCTGGCGGCCCGGTTCCGTCAGAACGCCGATCGGCGCCAGACGCTCTATGAGGAACTGCTCGCCGCGCTGGGCTACAAGCAGAACGCGGCGCCGTTCCGGCGGCTGGCGCAGCGCCTGCCGGTGCGCGACTGGGATCCCGACGCGGGCGCGGCCAGCGCCTATGGCCGGCTCCTCGGCGCGGCCGGTCTCCTCCCGTCGCCCGACGACAGCGCCGATCCCGTGCTGCGGCCGTTCGTCCGCGGGCTGTGGGACCACTGGTGGCGGAATCCGGTCGCCGACCCCCTGCCCGCCGACGCCTGGGTCCGCCACGGCCTGAGGCCGCAGAACAGCCCGATCCGGCGCCTGGCGGCGGCGGCGGCGCTGTTCGCGGGCCGCCACACCATCCTGGACCGGCTCGCCACGCTCCCCGCCACCCCGCCGCAGGCGTGGTTCCGTTCGGCCGGTCTCCTTTTCGAAAGCTGCGCGCGCTGGCCGTTCTGGGATGACCGCCTCACCCTCTCCGGGCCGCCGACGCCCGGCGCGGGCGCGCTCCTCGGCCCCAACCGCATCGCCGCCATGCTGCTCAACGTGATCATCCCGTGGTTTGCCGCCGAAGATCGCCTCGACCCCAACATCCTCGATCATCTCCCCCCGGAAGACCTCTCCGCGCCGGTCCGCGCCACGGCCTTCCGGCTCTTCGGCCGCGACCACAATCCCGCCCCGCTCTACGCCAACAACGGCCTGCGCATTCAGGGGCTGCTCCAGATACACGCCGACTTCTGCCTCAGCGCGCGGGCCGGGTGCGCGGGCTGCCCGCTGGCGGAACGGCTGGGGTAG
- the pdxT gene encoding pyridoxal 5'-phosphate synthase glutaminase subunit PdxT, translated as MKIGVLALQGAFAEHVAMLRRLGVDAAEIRLAAQLDPLDGLIIPGGESTTIGKLATDFGLIEPLRRFGRERAIWGTCAGAIFLARTVVGRAQPLLGLMDITVTRNAFGRQIDSFETDLDLSDFGEGMAGQPPYHAVFIRAPLIDAVGPAARAIVTLPDGRIVAARQGRLLATSFHPELTGDTRCHAAFLTLAS; from the coding sequence ATGAAGATCGGCGTGCTGGCGTTGCAGGGCGCGTTTGCGGAACACGTTGCCATGCTCCGGCGGCTCGGCGTGGACGCCGCCGAGATCCGCCTCGCCGCCCAGCTCGATCCGCTGGACGGCCTGATCATCCCGGGCGGCGAGTCAACCACCATCGGCAAGCTCGCCACTGATTTCGGGCTCATCGAGCCGCTGCGGCGGTTCGGGCGGGAGCGCGCGATCTGGGGGACGTGCGCGGGCGCGATCTTTCTCGCCCGGACGGTCGTCGGCCGCGCCCAGCCGCTCCTCGGCCTGATGGACATCACCGTCACGCGCAACGCCTTCGGCCGCCAGATTGACTCGTTCGAGACCGATCTCGACCTTTCGGATTTCGGCGAGGGGATGGCCGGGCAGCCGCCCTATCACGCCGTCTTCATCCGCGCCCCGCTGATCGACGCCGTCGGCCCCGCGGCGCGGGCCATCGTTACGCTGCCCGACGGCCGGATCGTCGCGGCCCGCCAGGGCCGTCTCCTCGCGACCTCCTTCCATCCCGAGCTCACCGGCGACACCCGCTGCCACGCCGCTTTTCTCACGCTGGCCTCATGA